CGGGCCTGTGCAGCCGGCTACTATGGAGCCGCTTAGGAGGAAATACTCGGGCTGCGTGTTCCCATCGACCTTTAGGACGCCTAGCTTAACCCAGTTCCGGCCGTCGCCGCTCATCGCGAGAGCCATGTTCACCTTTCCCTCGCCGGCTCTTCGGGCCTTGTATAGGGCGAAGTATCTCCCGTCTACTATGTTTATCGTGGCGTCTCTGGCTTCTCCGCTGTCGTAGTCCATGCCGCATTCCAGGGCGAATCCCTCGGCTCTCCATGGTCCAGCCGGGTCGTCTGCGGTCATGAGGTAGGTCTGCCATCTAGACTCGTAGACCTTATTCGACCTGCCTGCTATGTTCTCGCCTGCCACGTCTACCGATAGGTATAGCATGTATCGTCCGGTCGAGGGGTCTTTGAGGAGCTGCGTCCCCTCGATGCTCTGAACGGTCATACCGACGTAGTCGCTTAGCTCCTCCTTACCCATCGAGAAGACGAGGCTGTAGTTCTCCCCGTCGGTGGACCTGTATATCTCGAACCCGTAGCCGCGCTTGACAGGACCCATCCTAGGCCTACCGGTTAGCCAGTATTCACCGGTCTCCGGGTCTAACAGCAGCTTACCCGCCCCATGCCACGAGCCGGGTTCGAAACTCGGCGGGTCTAGCAAAACCTTCCTGAACCTTCTCCTGGCGAATATAAGCTGGGGTGGACACGCACCATACCACAAGGCTAAACCACCTAAACGTCTAAAAATTAACCTCAAGCCCTATTATAACCTTCGATGAAGGTACGGCCCTGAGCTGATTTCGATGTTTACCGCCGATGCTCTATACTAGGCTTTTCAGGTTTACCGTTATTTCAAGGCTTAGCTTGACGTAGTATGTCGGAGGACGGCTTCCCATATCTTTAGATGATAGGCGTAGGGAGAACCATGCGTCTCCTTCGAGAACCCAGGTATCTGAGCCTGTCCTCGTTAGGCTGAGGTGGCCATCCTAGTATAGCATCATAGGGGGCTGTGGTGGCGGCTGTACGACCATCCATGACGAGCCTAGGTAGACGGTTTTTGAAGTTAACATTCTAGCTGCGGAATACTTAATTAGGTATTTCTCCTTGTTTCACATTTTGGATATATTATGGGCGATACGGTCGCTGTCCCTAAAAGCCTTATCAAAGGTATCATAGACCATTTAGAGGAGTTAGCTTCTATACTCGAAACTCTAGAGGAGCTTCTGGATGAGGATGGGTTGAAGAGAGTTAGGGAGGGAATGAGCGACTACAAGGAAGGCAGGTATAGAGTTGTGAAGAGCACTGAAGAGCTTAGAAGGGAGCTCTTTTGAAGCCGTACCGTATAGCCGTAACGGCGAGGTTTAAGAGGAGCTTCAGGTCTCTTCCTAAGGAAGTTCAGGAGAGGGCTTATAGAGCCATCTTAGGGCTTATGGAGAGTCCGTTTATAGGTGTTAAGCTTAGGGGTGAGCTTTCGGGGCTTTGGAGACTCAGAGTAGGTGAATACAGGATAATATACGCTATAGAGGAGGAGACGAGAAGAGTCGTTTTATTAGACGTGGGTCATAGAAGAGCCATATACTGACCTTAAACGACATAATGCGGAGAATTTTGCACTCGGAAGTTTTAAATCTAGCCTTGCGTGGAAGACCTTGTCTTCAAGTGATAGAACCCTATAAGAGGACATCGACCATGAAAACGTCGTCGATCTCTAAGCAAGGTTAAAGAGATTGTATTCTCTCTATAAATATGGGTGTATGCTTTGGATAGTAGACTTCTAACATCTGAGGAAAAAGAGCTTCTCGTTAAGGCGATTAATTTAATGGAAGAGCTTATCGAGACGTTAGAGGTAATACAGGATAAAGAGCTCGTTCAGGACTTGAAAGACGCCCTGAAGGAGGTAGAGGAGGGTAAGACAAAACCTCTGGAGGAGCTTATCGAGGAGCTAAACCTTGAACGGGAAATATAAGATAGAGTTCACTCCTCGGTTTAGAAGAAGATGTAAAGCCTTAGAGCGGGATGCTCAAATAAGAATTCTACGCGAGATTAAACTCCTTCAGGATAACCCATATTTAGGCAAGCCTCTACGCGGAGCTTTGAACGGTCTTGAAAACCGGTCTCGTAAGGGTGAGGAAACGGTGTTCGCCAATGCTTGTATAGAAAACTAGTCAGATTGCCGGTCCGGTTTCTAGCTTAAATACTAGATGACGCGTATTGATATGCGGTGGTTCAGGATGGCTGAGCCTAAGCGTATCAGGTTCAGGTTCGAAGGGGTCGGCTCGGTCCTGGTGGAGGTTAAGGAGAAATGGAACCCCAAGACCGCGAAGAGGGTACTCGATAGCCTACCTTTAACGGGGAGGGCTATGAGGTGGGGAGACGAGGTGTACTTCGACGTCGGCCTGAACATAAACGAGGAGAACAGTAGGGTCGACATGGAGGTCGGTGAGGTAGCCTTCTGGCCCCCTGGAAGCGCGATATGCCTATTCTTCGGCAGAACACCCGTGAGCGTCTCGGATAAGCCTAGGGCATACAGCCCCGTAAACCCGTTCGGAGTCGTGGTCGAGGGGTTAGAGACCCTTAAAAAGGTCAGAGGCGGGGAGACCGTCACGGTCGAGAAGGCCTAACCCTGCTCCGGCACGGCCGTGAAAGCCGTGCCGTACACGGTAACCACGATGAAGCCTTCGAGTATCTGAGTAGTCTCAAAGTCGACCGATATCACGGCGTTTCCACTCATCCGAGCGGTTTTATCCACAAGCTCCCTCAGAGCCTCATCCCTAGCCTTTTCAAGCTCCATAAGGTAGGCCTCACTCCTACCCCCCAGCATAGCCTCGACCCCAGCCATCAAACGGCCGCCTACACCCCTAGTCCTGACGCTGGAACCCGTGACTATCCCCAGAACCTCCACGACCCTATAAGCCCGGTATCCCGGGAGACGTCACCACTAGGACATTTCTCATAACAGGGAGTTCATCGGTACGCCCTGGTTATTAAGTTAACCAGCCCGGTTAGCGGTCGTAGTTTTTAAGCGTAAACTAGGTAAATTATCGGTTAAGCTATACTCGGTGGTGTAGAGGGGTGGGTTTAGACAGGTTTAGAAGGTTGTTTCGGGTCTTAGAGGAACGGCTGTGGCTTAACCATGCAGCGCTCGCTCCGCTGCCGCTTCCGGCTAAGCAGGCCTTCGAGAAAGCCATAGATTCCATGCACAGGGGAGACTACGGGTTCATCGACAAGGCCGAGGAGGCTAGGAGGCTCTTCGCGACGCTGATAGGATGTAGCCCAGACGAGGTGGCTCTCATGCCGAACACGAGCTACGGCATGGCCGCGGTTTCCACAGGTCTCAAGTATAAGCCTGGGGCGAACGTGGTGACAACCGACCTGGAGTTTCCGTCGGTCGTATATACGTGGCTCGCCCTACAGAACAGGGGTCTCCTAAAGGTCAGGTTCGTGAGAAGTAAGAACGGAGTACTCAAGGTCGAAGACTTCGAGAAAGCCATAGACGACGAAACGGTCATAGTCGCCGTAAGCCACGTCGAATACCAAAACGGCTGGAGGAACGACCTGAAAGCCATATGCGAGATAGCCCATGAACACGGAGCCTACGTGCTAGACGACGCTATACAAGCCGTCGGAGCCGTGAAAGTAGACGTTGAAAAAGAGGGGATAGATTTTCTAGCCGCCGGCGGGTATAAGTGGCTCCTAAGCCCCATAGGAACCGGATACCTCTACGTCGGACGAGAACTCATAGATGAGCTAGAGACCCCTATCGTAGGTGCCTCAAGCGCAGAGCCGGAGCTCGTCGAAAGGTTCGAGACCCAGCCGATCCAAGGGTTCTACCCGAGCAAGGTGTTTCGACCCGCAGAGACGGCTAGAAGGTTCGAGCCTGGGATGCTAGCCGCCCACGCATTCGTAGCATCCGCTGAGTCGCTCAAGATACTCCTAGAAGCAGACCCAGACAAGGTGGAAAAGCGCATAGCAGAGCTTATACACATGCTCAGAAACCGGCTTGAAGAGCTGGGGATCGAGGTTTTAACGCCTGAGATGGATAAACCAGCAGGGATACTGACGTTTAAAGCGAGAAAACCCGAAGAGATTGTCAAGAGGCTTAGGAGGATGAACATCGTGGTCTCGGTGAGGGGAGGAGGGGTCAGGGTTTCACCCCACTTCTACAACGATGAGGAAGACATAGAGCGTCTAGTAGACGCCGTCGGGAAAATCATACGCTAGACCTGCGGAAACCGACACGTTTTATTCCTCCACCATTTCTAACTAGGCTCGGATGCCGCCGATAAGGGTCTGGAGACGCTTCAGGGAAACCAGGCTCAGCATCGTAACCGATAGACCAGATGCCGCTGAGAGATGTTGGATAGAGGCTTTAAAACAACGCGTCAAGCTCGAATCCTATCTGAGGATAAACCCGTCGTTCGCTTCGAGCCTAGACCCCGTCGAGGTCGAGCCTCAAACCCCCGAGGTCGTTAGGAGGATGGCTTCGACCGGGTTTCTAGCAGGGGTAGGACCCATGGCCAGCGTAGCAGGGGTTATAGCCGATATGGCCTTAGAGGAGGGGTTGAAGACTGGGCCGGGGATTCTGGTGGTCGAAAACGGCGGAGAGGTCGCGGTCTCGACTTTAGTGGAGCCCGTCGATGTAGGCGTCTACACAGGCGTCGAGGAGATCAGGGGATTCGGGTTCAGGATAAAACCCCAAGACACACCCGTAGGGATAGGCTCTAGTAGCTCTAAACTCGGAGCCGGTATAAGCCTAGGAGAGGCGGACTTGGTGACGGTATTCGCCGAAAACGCGGGTCTCGCAGATGCGGCGGCGACCGCGGTATGTAATATGGTGAAAGGGGAGGATATTCAGGAAACGGTGAGAAGAGCCTTGGATAAGGCTTTAAAAATCGACGGGGTCTTAGGGTGCATCGTGGTCTACAGGGGTTTCATAGGGTTTAGAGGCTGGATCCCCGAGGTGATTAAAACACCGCGTGAGGGGTTTAGACTAGGGTAACCGCCTTCATCGGACATGCTCTTACACAGGCTCCGCACCCGACGCACCTATCCTCGTCGAACCTCACGCTCCAGTCTTCACCCATCTCTATCGCTTGAACCGGGCATATCGAGACGCAGGCTCCACAGTCTATGCACCTGTCCTTATCGACCTTAAGCATCCCGACTATCCTCTCGACCTTCACACCCCTATCCTTCAGAAACGCCACAAGCCTCTCGATTTCAGGCTCCTCGGCCTCTAGCGAGGCTATGAGCTCACCGCTTCTGGCGTCGAGCGTCGCCTCTAGGATATTCATCTTGATACCGGTGGTCAGTATAGCCTCCGCCAGTATAGGCCGCTCGACATACCCGGTGGGATAGACTATTCTAAGCTTAACCTTCATGGTAGAAACCTCCTGTAGAGCCTACGCGATATATCATCCGCCGTTATAAGCCCTATAACCCTTCGCCTATCGTCCACCACAGGTAGCCCAGATATGTTATACCGGCTCATCTTGGAGACCACGGAGTCTATGCTGTCGTCTAAACCAGCCGTCACGACCCGCCTGGTCATCACGTCCATAAGCCTATCCTTACCCAGAGCAAGGGCCTTAGCCAGGTCCCAGCTCGTGACGATCCCTACGAGAACGCCTTTATCGTCTACTATGGGTATATGGTCTACTCCACGGTTCACGAGCAGCTTAGCCACAGCCCTTATATCGTCCGTCGGCTTAGCCGTGATGACCTCAGCCTTCATGACATCCCTAACCCTAGGCTCCCTACGCTTGACCTCGAGAGGCTTAAACACGGTATCGGTCGGCAGAAGCTCCACAGGCCTCGTTAGGAAGAATATCCCCTCGGTCAACCACTTCTTAAGGGTCTCAGCGATCTCCCTAGCCATCCTTATGCTCGACAACGGCGAGCAGGGCACGGTTTCATCGTTTACGACGACCCTACCGGATTTAAGCTCCTTATAATTCACCTTTCTGATCGCCAGTCTATTCCGTGATGGAACCCCGTAGTCGACTATATCAGTCCATATATCCTCGTCCCTTAAAGCAGCCGTCTTAGCGACCCGCATGTTTATCAGGGGTATAGGTATGCCGACCCCGACGTAGAGGGTCGTTCCATAGCGGTATATGCTCGCACCCCTCAGGTACCTGGGGTTCATACGTTTCAAGTCGCCTTTAACCATGAGAGTACCAAACCCCTTCCGGGGGTTATGCTGAGTCCCCTCCCCTATGACGTAGCCCACTCCTCCTCCGAGGAATATCCTCGTCCCGACCCCTATAGTTTCGAAGCCGCTATCTTTACAAAGCGGGTTTAAAACCCCAGAGCCCGAGAAGGTTACGTTGCCGTAGTGAGGCAGTAGAGTACCCATATACGTGTAAAGCGTCCTGTCGGTGCTGTTCGTAGCAGCTACGTAGCGCTGAGAAGCGTTCCTAGGGTTCAACAGAACCGCCTGATTCAAGTCCTCTATCGTTAT
This region of Candidatus Bathyarchaeota archaeon genomic DNA includes:
- a CDS encoding type II toxin-antitoxin system RelE/ParE family toxin gives rise to the protein MKPYRIAVTARFKRSFRSLPKEVQERAYRAILGLMESPFIGVKLRGELSGLWRLRVGEYRIIYAIEEETRRVVLLDVGHRRAIY
- a CDS encoding heavy metal-binding domain-containing protein translates to MEVLGIVTGSSVRTRGVGGRLMAGVEAMLGGRSEAYLMELEKARDEALRELVDKTARMSGNAVISVDFETTQILEGFIVVTVYGTAFTAVPEQG
- a CDS encoding aminotransferase class V-fold PLP-dependent enzyme; this translates as MFRVLEERLWLNHAALAPLPLPAKQAFEKAIDSMHRGDYGFIDKAEEARRLFATLIGCSPDEVALMPNTSYGMAAVSTGLKYKPGANVVTTDLEFPSVVYTWLALQNRGLLKVRFVRSKNGVLKVEDFEKAIDDETVIVAVSHVEYQNGWRNDLKAICEIAHEHGAYVLDDAIQAVGAVKVDVEKEGIDFLAAGGYKWLLSPIGTGYLYVGRELIDELETPIVGASSAEPELVERFETQPIQGFYPSKVFRPAETARRFEPGMLAAHAFVASAESLKILLEADPDKVEKRIAELIHMLRNRLEELGIEVLTPEMDKPAGILTFKARKPEEIVKRLRRMNIVVSVRGGGVRVSPHFYNDEEDIERLVDAVGKIIR
- a CDS encoding UPF0280 family protein gives rise to the protein MPPIRVWRRFRETRLSIVTDRPDAAERCWIEALKQRVKLESYLRINPSFASSLDPVEVEPQTPEVVRRMASTGFLAGVGPMASVAGVIADMALEEGLKTGPGILVVENGGEVAVSTLVEPVDVGVYTGVEEIRGFGFRIKPQDTPVGIGSSSSKLGAGISLGEADLVTVFAENAGLADAAATAVCNMVKGEDIQETVRRALDKALKIDGVLGCIVVYRGFIGFRGWIPEVIKTPREGFRLG
- a CDS encoding 4Fe-4S binding protein, which translates into the protein MKVKLRIVYPTGYVERPILAEAILTTGIKMNILEATLDARSGELIASLEAEEPEIERLVAFLKDRGVKVERIVGMLKVDKDRCIDCGACVSICPVQAIEMGEDWSVRFDEDRCVGCGACVRACPMKAVTLV
- a CDS encoding homocysteine biosynthesis protein, yielding MGFVRGEESLRTYEEINEKVRHGDAVVMTAEEFASYVEQAGLEKAAKEVDVVTTGTFGAMCSSGAFLNFGHTEPPMKMYRCWLNDVPAYKGLAAVDAYIGATAMSETRGFEYGGGHVIEDLVSGREVELRAEAYGTDCYPRKYLETHITIEDLNQAVLLNPRNASQRYVAATNSTDRTLYTYMGTLLPHYGNVTFSGSGVLNPLCKDSGFETIGVGTRIFLGGGVGYVIGEGTQHNPRKGFGTLMVKGDLKRMNPRYLRGASIYRYGTTLYVGVGIPIPLINMRVAKTAALRDEDIWTDIVDYGVPSRNRLAIRKVNYKELKSGRVVVNDETVPCSPLSSIRMAREIAETLKKWLTEGIFFLTRPVELLPTDTVFKPLEVKRREPRVRDVMKAEVITAKPTDDIRAVAKLLVNRGVDHIPIVDDKGVLVGIVTSWDLAKALALGKDRLMDVMTRRVVTAGLDDSIDSVVSKMSRYNISGLPVVDDRRRVIGLITADDISRRLYRRFLP